A genomic segment from Opitutales bacterium encodes:
- the ccoS gene encoding cbb3-type cytochrome oxidase assembly protein CcoS: MEWFSYLLIFFGVAAIFFVVASFVLMWSVKRGHFQHFDKQAKSVFTEDEPEGVVIDRFPARR, translated from the coding sequence ATGGAATGGTTCAGCTACCTTTTAATTTTCTTTGGAGTCGCTGCGATATTCTTCGTTGTGGCCTCCTTCGTTTTGATGTGGTCCGTCAAACGCGGTCACTTTCAGCATTTTGACAAGCAGGCAAAGTCAGTCTTTACAGAGGATGAGCCAGAGGGAGTTGTGATAGACCGCTTTCCCGCCCGCCGCTAA
- a CDS encoding cbb3-type cytochrome c oxidase subunit I, protein MSTLAPAPSPSEPITSPSSEERVTLSAIDDSVRGPAILFVSSSIVWLMIGTVFALMAAFKAHTPEFMGNIEWSTFGRARSAHLNAMAYGWGFNVAAAVALWLMARLSKVKLMHGGILYISGAFWNLGVIIGVFGILKGDMTSVEWLEMPPYAAPLLAVAYLGIGFWGVQCFLNRKQEFVYVSQWYVLAALFWLPWLYIIAQVMINFVPARGVVQSITNWWFAHNVLGLWFTPIGLAAVYYFIPKVLGRPIHSYYLSVLGFWSLALFYNWAGVHHLVGGPIPVWLITAGIVGSVMMVIPVIVTAINHHLSVVGHHREVWASPTLRFTVFGAMNYTLASLIGSLMAIREVNLVTHFTHFTVGHAHHGLYAFFTMVMFGAIYFIMPRLLKREWPSAILIKVHFWTTAVGITAMVIALSVGGWIQGSEMNNPEIEFLDIVKNTVPYLYARSVSGILLTVGHIAFAVNFFWLLIGGRWARYKQGPTLIGEEAEA, encoded by the coding sequence ATGAGTACCCTTGCACCAGCTCCTAGTCCGAGCGAGCCGATCACAAGCCCGAGTTCTGAAGAACGGGTTACCTTGTCGGCGATCGATGATTCGGTTCGGGGACCCGCAATTTTATTTGTCTCCTCTTCGATTGTATGGCTCATGATCGGAACTGTCTTCGCTCTGATGGCAGCCTTCAAAGCGCACACCCCGGAGTTTATGGGTAACATCGAGTGGTCGACTTTTGGACGTGCGCGCTCGGCACACTTGAACGCCATGGCCTATGGATGGGGTTTCAATGTAGCAGCAGCGGTTGCACTCTGGCTTATGGCTCGCCTGAGCAAGGTTAAGCTGATGCACGGAGGGATACTTTATATCTCCGGAGCATTTTGGAATTTAGGGGTAATAATCGGGGTTTTCGGAATCCTCAAAGGAGACATGACCAGTGTCGAATGGTTGGAGATGCCCCCCTATGCAGCGCCTTTGTTGGCGGTGGCTTACCTCGGGATCGGCTTTTGGGGAGTCCAGTGTTTTCTTAATCGGAAACAAGAGTTCGTCTATGTCTCCCAGTGGTATGTGCTGGCTGCGTTATTCTGGCTGCCTTGGCTCTATATCATTGCGCAAGTGATGATTAACTTCGTCCCGGCGCGAGGCGTCGTCCAGAGCATTACGAACTGGTGGTTTGCTCACAACGTTTTGGGGCTTTGGTTTACGCCGATCGGGCTGGCTGCGGTTTACTATTTCATACCAAAGGTGTTGGGGCGGCCTATCCACAGTTACTATCTTTCTGTTTTGGGCTTTTGGTCCCTAGCTCTTTTCTATAACTGGGCAGGTGTGCACCACTTGGTGGGGGGACCCATCCCAGTATGGCTGATCACAGCCGGTATTGTCGGCAGTGTTATGATGGTGATCCCCGTGATTGTTACGGCAATCAATCACCACCTGTCTGTTGTCGGGCATCATCGTGAGGTATGGGCAAGTCCCACCCTGCGTTTTACGGTGTTTGGTGCCATGAACTATACCCTGGCGAGTTTGATCGGTTCACTGATGGCCATCCGCGAAGTTAATCTGGTGACTCACTTTACCCATTTTACCGTCGGCCACGCTCACCATGGTCTCTATGCCTTCTTCACCATGGTAATGTTTGGGGCGATTTATTTTATTATGCCTCGGCTCCTTAAGCGTGAGTGGCCTTCAGCGATTCTGATCAAAGTGCACTTCTGGACTACCGCGGTGGGCATTACCGCAATGGTGATTGCACTGAGCGTCGGCGGTTGGATTCAAGGATCCGAGATGAATAACCCAGAAATAGAGTTTCTCGATATCGTAAAGAATACGGTTCCCTATCTCTACGCCCGTTCTGTGTCTGGTATTCTCTTAACCGTGGGCCACATCGCCTTTGCAGTGAACTTCTTTTGGTTGCTGATCGGCGGGCGCTGGGCTCGCTACAAGCAAGGTCCTACCTTAATTGGGGAGGAGGCTGAAGCCTAA
- a CDS encoding cbb3-type cytochrome c oxidase subunit II, with product MMKNFYTLFFGFFAALAFSFTGLIISSEIQLGGLQPTTPALMDDEGNQISGTTFFKPLVEGGEMIERPGLLMEGEPMYPQEPLGLAQLGKQVYMSQGCMYCHSQQVRRKGFGADQDRLWGERQSVARDYILQDRVLLGTMRTGPDLKNVGDRGISADDGHWHYQHLYNPQLTSVGSTMPPYRYLFELKPIVDGTPEPDAVQIPSDSPDAPPAGMQVVPKMEARALVAYLKSLRLNYALPEAPFQE from the coding sequence ATGATGAAGAATTTTTATACGCTGTTTTTCGGCTTCTTCGCTGCGCTAGCGTTTTCGTTCACTGGATTAATCATATCCAGTGAAATCCAGCTCGGTGGGCTACAGCCGACTACACCAGCTTTAATGGATGATGAGGGTAACCAAATCTCTGGAACTACCTTTTTTAAGCCCTTAGTCGAGGGTGGAGAAATGATTGAGCGTCCGGGTTTACTCATGGAGGGTGAGCCGATGTATCCTCAAGAGCCCTTGGGCTTGGCCCAGCTGGGCAAGCAGGTCTACATGTCCCAAGGGTGTATGTATTGCCACAGCCAGCAGGTGCGTCGAAAAGGTTTTGGCGCTGACCAAGACCGACTCTGGGGTGAGCGACAATCCGTAGCACGTGACTATATTCTACAAGACCGCGTCCTTCTTGGCACCATGCGCACGGGGCCAGATCTAAAGAATGTTGGAGATCGTGGAATCTCTGCCGACGATGGACATTGGCACTATCAACATCTCTATAACCCACAACTGACTTCGGTGGGTTCAACGATGCCTCCTTACCGTTACCTGTTTGAATTGAAACCTATAGTCGACGGAACTCCAGAACCCGACGCGGTGCAAATTCCCTCAGATTCTCCAGATGCTCCGCCTGCTGGCATGCAGGTGGTCCCAAAGATGGAAGCACGCGCTCTGGTGGCTTACCTGAAAAGCTTGCGACTCAACTACGCCCTTCCTGAGGCACCCTTCCAAGAATAG
- a CDS encoding cytochrome c, which produces MSEDPKSIPPSRHTLEHAKVGDDHIQYIHDQLQREKSEPSEGFTPVPIFLLFVFSALIFWGGIYVEKNSGEFRWDAYDPQFSTKGMAVVEPPDYDSVDWLMPRGERIYAQCVACHQADGNGMAGAFPPLAGSNWVTGSEELLAGILINGLVGEIEVMGNSYNGNMPAFGPNGTGLRPRDIAAVLTYIRSSWGNAADPITATEMESYMALAPMQRSGPWSGPELFEAFGPVE; this is translated from the coding sequence ATGTCCGAAGACCCAAAGTCTATTCCACCTTCCCGTCATACCCTGGAACACGCCAAGGTAGGTGATGACCATATCCAGTATATTCATGACCAGTTGCAACGGGAAAAGTCGGAGCCCAGCGAAGGATTCACTCCCGTCCCTATCTTTCTGTTATTTGTTTTTTCCGCGCTCATTTTCTGGGGCGGTATCTACGTCGAGAAGAATTCTGGCGAGTTTCGCTGGGATGCTTATGATCCTCAGTTTAGTACAAAGGGAATGGCTGTTGTCGAACCGCCTGATTATGACTCAGTGGATTGGCTCATGCCACGCGGTGAGCGTATCTATGCCCAATGTGTTGCTTGTCACCAAGCTGATGGCAATGGCATGGCGGGAGCATTTCCTCCACTTGCGGGGTCGAACTGGGTGACGGGTTCAGAAGAGCTCTTAGCGGGTATCCTTATCAACGGGCTAGTGGGTGAAATTGAGGTCATGGGTAATTCCTATAACGGTAATATGCCGGCATTTGGACCTAACGGCACCGGCCTGCGCCCACGGGACATAGCCGCAGTCCTCACCTACATCCGTAGCTCTTGGGGTAACGCTGCAGATCCGATCACGGCGACTGAGATGGAAAGCTACATGGCACTTGCTCCCATGCAGCGCTCGGGTCCATGGTCAGGTCCAGAGCTTTTTGAGGCCTTCGGACCTGTGGAGTAG
- a CDS encoding response regulator: protein MIARKNIDITPAVRAPDGVMGTVYIHEKAVVLIDLRSALRLDEEPGDPERQLILVTSFNQTVNAFLIDRVNKIHRTAWTNFDAVQNDYAGSVGFVTGTVRLDDRVVVILDLERLMLDFEPQREESGMAIPSPERAQNRESVKIVYAEDSRMIRNATMKTLKSAGYRQIMTFDNGATALEYLQRTWDHLSDDGGSIHDYVDLVLTDIEMPKLDGLTLCRQIKENQAHGDNIPVIVYSSLINKEMSQRCKQVGAASWISKPRGDDIIAAIDQYALDQSSVAVG from the coding sequence GTGATCGCCCGGAAAAATATTGATATTACCCCGGCCGTCCGGGCGCCGGATGGAGTGATGGGGACGGTATATATTCATGAGAAGGCAGTTGTGCTCATTGATCTGCGCTCGGCCCTCAGACTCGACGAAGAGCCAGGAGACCCGGAGCGTCAGCTGATTTTGGTTACTTCCTTCAACCAGACAGTTAATGCCTTTCTGATTGATCGTGTGAACAAGATTCACCGGACTGCTTGGACAAATTTTGATGCCGTTCAGAATGACTATGCTGGCAGTGTCGGCTTTGTTACCGGAACTGTCCGTCTGGACGATCGTGTGGTCGTCATACTCGACCTCGAGCGCCTCATGCTCGACTTTGAACCTCAGCGCGAGGAATCTGGAATGGCGATTCCCAGTCCGGAGCGTGCTCAGAATCGCGAATCTGTGAAAATCGTATATGCTGAGGATTCTCGGATGATTCGCAATGCCACGATGAAAACGTTGAAGAGCGCAGGCTATCGACAAATCATGACTTTCGATAATGGAGCGACTGCGCTCGAATATCTCCAGCGCACCTGGGATCATCTAAGTGATGATGGCGGGTCGATACACGACTATGTGGATCTGGTGCTAACCGATATTGAGATGCCCAAACTCGACGGCCTTACACTTTGTCGACAGATAAAGGAAAATCAGGCCCACGGCGATAATATACCCGTGATCGTATATTCGTCTTTGATCAACAAAGAGATGTCTCAACGCTGCAAACAGGTCGGTGCGGCATCTTGGATCTCAAAGCCACGAGGAGATGACATTATTGCGGCTATCGATCAGTATGCTCTCGACCAGAGTTCGGTAGCAGTCGGATAG
- a CDS encoding class I SAM-dependent methyltransferase, producing the protein MKTFSTPDIYPIESIAFLGRTFDEYLRFFDLHDNVLASQSTLDVSAGPSSFAAEASHRNFQVTACDPLYDRTASALGRVGSMDVESVLSKAAEQKQHFRFSHYSSMEEVYRLRYEALRRFSEDYPIGRALGRYVCASLPELPFSDGSYDLVLNAHFLFLYGNRFDPSFIRQSLSELLRVSREEVLIYPLVQLNGERYPVESLREYFASQGARMTVK; encoded by the coding sequence ATGAAAACATTTTCCACGCCTGACATCTATCCCATCGAATCTATCGCCTTCCTCGGACGGACCTTTGACGAATATCTTCGTTTCTTTGACCTGCACGACAATGTGCTCGCGTCTCAGAGTACACTCGACGTTTCGGCAGGTCCTTCGTCTTTCGCTGCGGAAGCTTCCCATAGGAATTTCCAAGTGACTGCCTGCGATCCGCTTTATGATCGGACGGCATCAGCGCTGGGAAGGGTAGGGTCCATGGATGTTGAGTCAGTCTTATCAAAAGCGGCAGAGCAAAAACAGCACTTCAGGTTTTCACATTATTCCTCAATGGAAGAGGTGTATCGTCTGCGCTATGAAGCTTTGCGTCGTTTTTCTGAGGACTATCCGATTGGACGCGCTTTGGGCCGCTATGTGTGTGCATCGCTGCCGGAGCTTCCATTTTCAGATGGCAGCTATGATTTGGTGCTCAATGCCCACTTCCTCTTCCTTTACGGCAATCGGTTTGATCCTTCTTTTATTCGGCAATCTCTGAGTGAACTCCTTCGTGTGAGCCGGGAAGAAGTCCTTATTTATCCTCTCGTTCAGCTCAATGGTGAACGCTATCCTGTGGAGTCTCTCCGGGAGTATTTTGCTTCGCAGGGAGCGAGGATGACGGTAAAATAG